CATAATACAGCCTCTTTCCGGTGTAAATGTCCTTATGTTTAGTTAATATTATTTCAACTACTGATAAGGAATAATATTTAAGCTGTTAGTGTGTCATTGGACATCGGCCTACATATATTGTCAACTGCTGTTCCTCCCGGGGTGACCAGAAACCAGGACTAGGCAAGTCAGCCGCACAACATGCATTGCTTACCCATGCTCAGTAATAGAAAGTGTGTCAGATAATATCACTATAATTTCTATTCCTCGACTTGTAGCGGCATTAGTAGCTGTCACTGTAAAAGTCTTAAAGAAGATTGAATGACGATTACCCTTATCAGCAGTAGATAGACAGCTCTGACCATATCCCTGTAGCTCTGCAATTTATGGATCTCTTGTAGGGAATCTTCGTATCTCTTGGCCTCATCGCCGGCTGCATTAAAACTGTGCACTGTTCTCACCGACTCCAGGATCTCTTTGGCAATATCACTGGATCGAGCAACAGAATCTTGCACCTTCTGCACCAGATCCTGACACAtcagagaaaaaaacaacaacttttacaTCCTGTTTCTGAATAACCTTACTGCACATACTCTCCAGTGATAAACAATATAATCCCTGCCTTTCATCTCAAAGCACCAGaaccgtagtggttatggtgtaaataGACTGTCCTTGCAGTATGACAAATGTAAACGCTGACTTGTGAAGACAGGGAATGCTCACCGTAGAGATGCAGTGCTATAACACacctctattaggagatgctgaaaGGTGCAGAGTGGtgattgccacacatgcgcagtagccccctccccccaaatgtTCCCTATGGAGATGCAATGaaagctgagatcatcagtaatgACTCCACCAGTAATCTACAGCCTTAAACATAGTGGTATTTACACATTCATTTTAAAGAGCCCACTGCTAATCTATCCTCTCTCACTAGGGGGCAGTATTTTTCACAGCTTGCTTGCACGTTCTTaccagtgtccctttattaaaatGTCTGACATGTACAAAGCAATATTTTGGCCACTAAtcacagtctttgtcaaactgatGCATAacgcaggggtgggcaatctgatgtagtccaaaacatctggaggaccACATATTACACACCCACGGCATAATGCACAGTGAATGCATTAAATTGGCTTAAAACAGGAAAAGGGGATGGAGTTACTAAACAAACAACCAAATCACATATAGATTCCTACCACCACGAGCATTTCTAAAAGTAGGCAGGGTCATGTTAGTTAACCCTTTAAATTTGCACACATAAACCTCGAGTTCAGTACTTTTATCCTTCTTTCTTTCACAGGCAAACTTTTACACTCTGTCTGAAATACTGCTTTCCAACAACTCCCCTGCattcagtaaaaaccaaagaaacaaGTTatctgcgctcttcccaaatccctatgcatatttaaacaaatggaagttATTAGTTACGCCAATAAAGAAAAATacctctctctgtctcattagagatatctttgccggaagctcaaggaagcaaggtgaatagtcagtgtaggacccacctaagaggtctgccttgacgtggcaggtgggcattccctctaatggccattggagtaactaaataatctCCCCTGCATTGCCTAACCTAATCTAAATATACCCAAAAGTACTGGTTCCAAATACTCTGCACTACACGAATAGCCCATCCTACCCAGCATATTGCTATCACTGATTATAGATAGGCTTGAACAATCACATTTTAAATTTGGAAAATATATTAACTTGCATACTTCAGGTGTTGGTTAAATGGAAGCTGTCATACATGTATTTTCTATAGGTGGCGATCTGACAGCCCTCATTATGGGTGCATAGGTCATTTTGATAATCCCTGGCCATCATCCTGAGTACTTAAATACTTTATCAGCCATACCTCGTGGTAGTGATTGTACAGTTTCTGTATGATCCAGGTGAAAGGGGAGCTTAGAAAGGTAAGGAGGGTAAGCTGCCAGGAGATGGAGATCATGAAGGAATAGACCCCGATGCATTTCACCATCGAACGCAGAGTGATGTTTACATTGCCAGCAATGGCGCGACTCACACGAGCTGTGTCATTGGACAAGCGAGATGTGATGTCACCTACAAAGTGGATAGTAAAGAATAATTACATTGTACGTTGACCAACCACATGctgcataaaataaaattatattgtaCAGGATACAGAATGAGCAAGCTCTTAGAGTGCcttaattttatcatttataaatatatgccTGTTTACCACAGTTTTTTGTGTGATTATTAATGACTTAAAGTGACTTGATCATCAACAAAAACATGTAAACGACAGGATTATTTCCACTGTATATATCATCATATATCACAATAACATATGTTGTTTGATAACATGAAATGAAATATAAAGGAGGAACACCTAATGATATCTACACAAACAACAtaatgcacataaaaaaaaaacaaaaaaacattgcagACAGAATGCATGGCAACAAAACTGTGACATTTGGGAGGACAAAGTTTctggtgaaaaagttttttgaaaTAAAATACTAAACACCAAGGGCCTCCTGGCACCCAACACCAATCTGAGGGTAAATCCATCCAAATTTAGACAGTAATCATAGGTTACAAGTGTTGGACTAAGCCATTGAGCAGGTAGGATCACATATAGAATGCTTGTGCTAGGATCTTGGTGACAATGTCATTTTGTGCTAGGATCTTGGTGACAATGTCATTTTGTGCTAGGATCTTGGTGACTGTCATTTTGTGCTAGGATTGCTCACTCATCCTGGGATTTAAACAGCTGTGACTCTGAGTAATGTGTCTTGAGTCCTGCTGGAAATAAACTACATACAGACAATTATCAATATCTGATTTTCTTATGAGTTGGTGGAAATTGAGAACTTCTCATTTTAGTCAATAATCCTGTATGATTCTATGTACACTCTGCTACATGCAATGATTTCTGCTGAGTCTGTTATCCATGAGGTAGCCCATAGTCCAACAGGATGCCACAGCCAtaacaatatacattttattaggtAGAGCAATTCGTCCTTGTTTTGCATCATGAGACTATTGCTATGTATAGAAATATGGGAAGGTTGATTTTTAGTCTGATTATACAAACCTAAGTTCAAACATTATCAGGATTCTAAAGTGCAAATGCCCCTTAAACCATCCGGAGCTGTATGAGCccatttggactgcaaaatctggacattcacactatttaacactgtctagattttgcaattcaggtCCTGAACAGATCTAACATTTGGTGTGGATTTCACCCAGATTGAAAGTCGCTGGATGGCTGAGAACCGGGCTGAATGCTGCAGATCTAGGgccatttaaattaaaattagggCCTGGATTTAGAAAAAATCCAAACTATCTGCCCGCTGGCTGCTAGTGCTGTTAAAAACGTTACTATAACAGAGGTTTAAAAATTCCCTATGCCCCATGGACATGTTTACTAACTTGTTAAATCTAGCAATACTGGCCATTGCTGTACAGTTTCTAGACAGGCCCCATGTGAAATAACAGGTGGGGGGCATAATTCccccagggcccccacccatgggcattgGGCAGGAGACTTTTAAATAAGAAATGAAGAATGGACAGAACACTGTCCACTCCCCTGCACAACCCAGGGTCAGTCGTTGTGGGCTATAATATTTTGGATGAGGtctcattgccccccccccctccccattcctCACCCAATAGCGGCAGGTGAGGTCCCTAATTATAATAATCAAAGGAGAGAACCTAATGTCctgtccctgccccccacccaTTGGCAAACCCAATTACGTTCCCCCACCCATTGGCAGCAGAAGGGGGCTCTAGTTAATTAAACAAATGGGAGTGGACATGTTAtaattaaccctccccccccccctccaatagtggcATGTCCACCCACCTTTCCTTCCCCCGGGGGTATTCAATAAGCAGAATAAACCCGTACTCTGATAAAAGAATCCATCCCTATATATGTAACATGTGAATTACCAATTTCTCACCTGTTTTTGTAGTTTCAAAGAAAGCTATGTCCTGTTTGATGACAGCACGGAACAGAAGAATCCGTAGGCGCCGAGTCAACCGATATAGGGAAAATATGAAGAGGCCACCGCGGCAACCTGCAGATACAGAACTGTGGAGTGTGCATCTGTTAATTATAAACTCTTCCAACGCTGCCAAATAAAATAGGTGTTTTAAATGCATCAAGTAGTTATGAAGGCACTAGCCCTAATGGAACAAATGAACATTGAACAGTTATAACTTGAAGGGGACTTAGAGGGATTCTATAGGCTGccaaaccactttatctcaatgaagtggtctaggtgccatgtTCCTGTAGTTGTAGGCCTGCAACTGAAAACAGTGCTGTGCTGTAGTAACGGCaatttttatattgcagggttaacatccctctagtggctgacttccTGACAGCCATTCTAAGTGCTTCCACCCCAATAGCTGAGTCAAAGTCAGTTATTTAATGAGATTGTCTTTGCTGTGCATGCACCCTagctcaatgttttcctatgatcTCACCACAAGAGATGGTTATGAGGGATAAAAGGTAAACAAATCTCACTTTTAGAATCCTCGCACAGCAGGGGGACACTAAAATAGGTAGTCAAAAACCAATATCTCCGAACTTTAACACGTGCTACTCCGAGGCCAAGTGCAAAACATAGATTGATCTgctgttggtttccatggtgattggacCCCATTGTGCAAGATGCCCCAGACCAGCACCTCCCCTGGCCTGCCAAAATCTCCCCAATCAGTGATTTTCATAACGTGTAAATATttctgttttactgtttactgaaAATGTATGGTAACAGGGAGGGTAGGTGGGAAACATTGTGCTTAGTGTTGATAGGCCATTTAAATCCATGTACTTTAAATGGTGCTTGCTGATTGCATCTAACTGCACATTAGAAATATGTAGACATAACCGTCTCACAATACTAATGCTATTCCCTTCCTGTAGCTGTTTGTCACTACCTTCTTTTATTGGTTATAGAGGTGGTGTTTTACACCTATTGATAATTTTGGTATAAACCAGACCATACAGATTTCAGTAAAGACATGGCGGAGCACTGTTTATACTCATAAATATATCTGGAGTATTAGCTTTGTACATAAACAAGCTAGCTAAGAGCCTAATACCATTACAGGATGGTAAGAATCCTGCTCCATACGAGGTATCAATtgatttagtgaaaaaaaacagcAAGAGTCACATTTGAAAGGACTTACTCTGTTATTAGCATGTAGAATGCATTATAAATTCAAGACAGAGCAACTTGAGAAAATAGCCATCGGTCCCCCTTACATAACCTTCATGTAACCAAcggcaatttaaagggacactcgaggcacccagaccacttatgcccattggagtggtctgggtgccaacttccaccacccttaaccctgcaagtgtaattattgcagtttttataaactgtaataattaccttgcagggttaagtcctcttctagtggctgtctatcagacatccactagagggccttccgtgttcttagaacacaaaaagtgatttaaactacgctggacgtcctcacgctatgccggaatccccacaggaaatcagtgaataatgctttcctatggggaggtctaatgcgcacgcacagccattgccgcacatgcgcattacgtctccccccgCCTGCTGacggcggcgggggaggagcgtgagcggagcctgacccagcgccgagggacatcggcacttgattcaggtaagtcactaaaggggtcttaaccccttcagcaacatgggatggggggtgggaaatAGAGGGGCACTGCATGATcctgcagtgtcaggaaaacagacgtgttttccaggcactggagagtccctttaaattaacaCATAGATGTGAATGGTAATGCTACTTGGCAAGTATGAAAAAAGCAAAAAGATGCAGAGAATGTATAACAGTGTGAATGATACTGTGTTCCTTCTCCAAGATACTCATTGCCCTGAGCATCAATgaccaataaacagttactaaatgaataaaaatatataaaataacgcCAGGGTTAGCAATATCTGTTTGTATTCCTATATAGTGTTACTTTCAGCAAGGAATTTCATATTAAATACTCTAGCTTTCCACTAGCCATTGGGAAAGTGAGTCTGTAGCCCTAGTGAGTAATTATTTGCGTCTGGTTAGTGTGTGAGGGTCATTCTACACTCGCAGTGGTGAGTAACTGTTAAGGAATGGCTAATAGCGTCAATTTTAGGCCCTTGATATTTGTTACCCACACAAACAAGTGAAAGTTTCCGTGGTGTTATAAATtgataaatgtaaatatttgatTTAGTGATTTAATGAATTAACAATGGAATGTAAAAGATTCGActgaaatagccaaactagaaaaagaGCTAAAATtgaaattttttctttttgttttttctgtccgCCATTTGGACCTAAAATTCACAATTTCATATTCAATTCACCACAGTTTACTGTTAAATACATTCCTGGCAAGGTTATTCTCTAAATTCTCAGTTGTAGTTGATTAAAGTCAAAATGGCAATATTTAGACTAAAACAATCAAGCTGTAAATTTCGCTGAATTTTCCACATATTCTGTTTTAGCCTCAAGTTTGCCATTCGGATTATAATTGACCACAGTTCAGAGTTAAGTGAATAAGCATATATATCAAACACCAAGTGTTCAGCCTCGTATTTAAATGTATAAAGCTACACCTCAATACATTCTCTTCTGGTATTGGCTTATTACcttgaaatagaaaaaaaggacaTGTAAAATATAGCCACCAAGAATTCTGTTTCCTTGTATTTAGAGGACAAGATATCAATCACGCGACCCATGTAGAATGGAATAAACATCTCACCTGTAGGGGGGAAAAATAAAACGATTTTAACAGTTGACGATATAAGAAATTATGACTgtcacttaaagggttactccaaacaccataactactccagtgatttgtagtggtcatggtgtctggggtCGGTATGCGCAATGTTTTGCTATGAcgtactgcacatacagagattaacccccTAAGCTGCTGAAGATGTAACTTCACCAATGTCAGTATTATAGGGGTGTTGTAAGAATTCAGTACTGGATAATATTAATTTAGTGCAAAACTGTCACCAGACAGAGCATGTTGGCACCAGGCACCCAATGGGGGCACGCCCCTCCTCCATGCCATCCCTGTCCGTTCCTCAGTCCACCTTCCTTCACTCTCTAGCGAGGGGGAGTAACATCAACTGATGAGGAGCGGGCAGAAGGAGAACTTGGCCTTGGCGCTTGCAAAAAGGTAAATTTAAACTTTTCGTATATTTTTGGGGGAGGCATTGTGGGGAAAAGGAGGAACCAATGAACAAAGGGTTGCTTCAACGGTTCAACCAAAACCAGCAGTTtataaaatacacagttttatgaTTGGAGCAACCTTTTAATCTTCTGTAAATCCTGACTATTACAAACAGATCTGTTTCTCCTCTAAATGTTCCCTGTTGTAGCCTCTATTTAGAGATCTTTCATTTGTTCACTATAAGCCATGGTATTCCTTCATATAGCTCCTGTCTTCTTCTATATACTATTACATGTTTGGATGTTTTAGAATATCGTTGttaacactgcaaacactgcaaatAACCAGAATTGCTATGACGTCATTAAACCTCCCTCTGTCATTGCTCCATTTCTACCATCCATCGTTATTTTGCCCTAAAACCCACTATTATGGCTCCTTCTTTAAACTTCCCCACTAACTAAAACACCATACTAATTATGATTCTCCCTGAAGCCCCACCTCCTAGCTTCTCATGTTAAATCACTCGATTTCTGCTTACACAATTTTAACCCTTTGTTCCACTATCAAAACACAAGGATGACACCAGATAGAAACTCACAGATAAGAGCTAGAGACAGGAACACAAATGCTCCACTAAGGAACAGCCAGTCTGCTTTGGAATACGTCACAAGTCGTATAAAAttctccctgttcttcttctgtccAGTCTTCTCTTCTTCAGAAGACTCTTTTGGGAGAATGTGTGGTGACACCAGATCCCAAAGTAGGCAGGCGGTGAGCAGGGTGAGATGGGAGACTATGGAGTGGGAGAGGATGGAATATAACTCGGGGGAGTGTGAGGTTAGATGGAGTCTCAATGTCTGATATAGCGGTGGGGTCAGGCAGATAGTAAGTATGTACAGCAGAGAAGAGGAGACCCAGGCTGGGCGATAGAGCTTACAGGACACTATGCCTAGAACAAAGAATTTAATGAGACATACTATCCATAAAGCTGGCTGGAGATCATAGGGGTAATGTGTATAGACTATGCTGGAGGAGATATACGTGAGAGAGGAGTCCAGTATGAGGACTGTGAAATAGAACCATAAAGAAGTCATCCTGAAGGCTTCGGAAGAGATATCTTGGTGCGAAAACCTGGAAGACATAAAGGAGAATtgaataataaaactgaataaatAATACATAGCAAGATGTCTTCCAAAGCAATCCCACAGAAAGTAATTCAATTAACTTTCACAGTTAAACGGTGTGACATGTACATGTGCCACAAGGTGCCTGTTATACTTCTGGTCTTCTCCTTTAATGTAAAAATGGAAGTTCTCATTCCACTTTACAAATATCAATTTTGCTCAACTTTTCACAGCATTTATTGGCTGAGTGGGTAAGATGACAATACCAAAAGTAATTATCAAACCATTGAAACTTTACGTAGACTATTGACACCTTACACTAAGGGCGTTCTTACAGCGCTCGATACAgggagctagtctctg
This DNA window, taken from Pelobates fuscus isolate aPelFus1 chromosome 9, aPelFus1.pri, whole genome shotgun sequence, encodes the following:
- the TAP2 gene encoding antigen peptide transporter 2, whose translation is MTSLWFYFTVLILDSSLTYISSSIVYTHYPYDLQPALWIVCLIKFFVLGIVSCKLYRPAWVSSSLLYILTICLTPPLYQTLRLHLTSHSPELYSILSHSIVSHLTLLTACLLWDLVSPHILPKESSEEEKTGQKKNRENFIRLVTYSKADWLFLSGAFVFLSLALICEMFIPFYMGRVIDILSSKYKETEFLVAIFYMSFFSISSSVSAGCRGGLFIFSLYRLTRRLRILLFRAVIKQDIAFFETTKTGDITSRLSNDTARVSRAIAGNVNITLRSMVKCIGVYSFMISISWQLTLLTFLSSPFTWIIQKLYNHYHEDLVQKVQDSVARSSDIAKEILESVRTVHSFNAAGDEAKRYEDSLQEIHKLQSYRDMVRAVYLLLIRTTNLLTQVAMLFYGQILIEQGFISSGQMVSFILYQMESGDHIRTIVYMLSEMTHSAGAAQKVFQYLDREPLVSTSGSHSPDKLRGCFEFRNVTFTYPSRQDIPALQDISFTLPPGSITALVGPSGGGKTTCVSLLERFYEPSTGEILLDGKPLHQYKHQYLHAKVALVAQEPVLFSGSVKENIGYGLKDASMNQLQRAARRANAETFILGMEKGYDTDVGENGGQLGAGQKQRLAIARALARNPQLLILDEASSCLDAETEHEIQKSLQGIGGLSLLIIAHRLRTVQKADQILVLEGGRLVEHGTHEELVKTEEGAYYKLLHGHLLQNGD